The DNA region CTTCTAAATATGAGCCGACTTGAGGCAGGTTTTATTCAGCCCAAAAACGATTGGTGCGACTTAAATGAGCTCGTTTATTCCTGTATCAGGAATATCGAAAAAGATGACCAACAACACATTATTTCATTCGAAGCCAAAGAAAACATGCCGTTAGTCAAAATAGATAGTGGCCTAATCACTCAAATTCTTCACAATTTAATTCATAATGCCATTCAGTACACACCAGAAAAATCCATTATATCTATTCTATTAAATCATAAAAAAGCACATTGCACGATTGAGGTTTCTGACAATGGAAATGGTTTTCCGGAGTCTGAAATCGACCATGTTTTTGATAAATTTTACCGTTTAAAAAGCTCTGTTACAGGAGGTACAGGTCTGGGACTCTCAATAGTTAAGGGTTTTACAGATGCCATGGATGGCAATGTGCAACTGAAGAACACACCCAATGGCGGCGCACAATTCACCATTGAATTACCTTGCGAGTTTTTATACAATGAAAACATTAAAGATGAATAAAGCAGAAATATTAATTATTGACGACGAGCCACAAATACGAAAATTACTTCAAATAAACCTAGAGAGCAATGACTATATAGTATCACAAGCAAGTTCAGCTAAAGAAGGGGTGATATTATCTGCAAGCCATCCTCCAGATTTGATATTGCTTGATATTGGCCTGCCAGACAAAAGTGGCCACGAGGTTTTAAACGAATTACGGGAATGGTACAACAACCCTATAATCATTCTTTCTGTACAAGATAACGAAGAGGATATTGTAAAGGCGCTAGATAATGGCGCAACAGACTATTTAACCAAACCGTTCAGAACTGGCGAATTGTTGGCCCGAATCCGTTCAGCAATAAGAAACCATGAAAATATTGAGAACAAAACCACTATTTCCATTGGAACTATTGAGATTGACTTGGTGGCTCGAATTGTAAAACGAAGCGGAATAGTACTTAAATTAACATCTACTGAGTATAATTTGCTTGCTTTATTTGCAAAGAATGAAGGTAAAGTCCTTACACACCAATTTCTCTTAAAAGAAATATGGGGCTTCAGCTACCAAAATGAAACACAATACTTGCGCGTTTTTGTTGGTTCTCTTAGGAAAAAAATTGAAGAAAACCCCAACAACCCAAAGCATATCATTACCGAAAGTGGTGTTGGGTACCGTTTTCAATAATCTTTATAAAATCTTTATATAATCTTATAAAATCTTGATTTTACACTTATCACTTTCATCGGAACTTTGTAACACCAAAAGATTACACGATGAAACAAGAAAACGACACAATTGGCAACAATGAAAACAAATTAGGTATATGGTATCGTCTGGTAAGGCGATATAGAAAATTTCAATTAACATTATCGCCTCAACAAAATCTACTTTATGGATTTTTAACCTATACCATAATGGGTTGGGCCTTGTTGTGCGTGCCATATTTCCAGAAACAAGCCGTTGGCGGATTAGACAGTTTATTTATCGCTACATCAGCCATATCAACCACAGGACTTGTAACAGTTAGTATATTCGACACCTATACATGGTTTGGACAACTGGTAATCATGTTGCTTTTTCAAATAGGTGGTGTTGGGTACATGACTTTTACTTCGTTTATTTTACTCTCAAGGAAAAGCCCTTTAACACATTGGCACCAAAGGGTTTTGAATGCAGAGTTTACCATGCCTCGAGGCTTTGAGCTGAAAGATTTTCTTAAATCGGTAATCGTCTTTACAATTATAATAGAAACCATTGGAGCCTTGTGCTTCTACATAGCCTTTACAAGGGCAGGTGTAGAACCTAACTTTGCCGTTTGGAGCAGCATTTTTCATAGTGTATCGGCTTTCTGTACCGCAGGCTTTGGCCTTTACAATGATAGTTTTGAACAGTTCGCCGGCAATACTTCAATCAATTCAATCATTTCCGTTTTAGCCATAAGCGGCTCGTTGGGTTTTATTGTGGTTACAGATCTTTGGAATAGAATTACAAAAAAAACTAACAAAATAACATTCACTACTAAAATCATCTTTGGGGTAATTACTATTTTACTTGCCTTAGGTACTTTGGCAATTTATTTTTTTGAACCTTCCGTAAACCAACTGGGAGAACAGAAATTAATGGCCTCCTTCTTCCAATCAATGACTGCACTTACTACAGTTGGTTTCAATACCGTACCAATAGGAAGTTTTTCATTGGGTGTTTTGCTCATCGTCATTTCTTTGATGTACATAGGAGCTTCGCCTTCGGGTACAGGTGGAGGCATGAAATCTACCACGCTCACGGCCTTGCTCGCTATCATGTGGAGTAGAATTAGAAATAACGGACGCGTAACCTTTTTTGGAAGAACTATCCCTCAGGAAAGACTTTACGTAGCAACTTCTATCTTTATACTATATGCATTTGTAATTTTTCTTTCTACTGTGCTATTGGCAATGACTGAAGATTTTCCTCTAAACCAAATCTTATTCGAAACCACTTCAGCCATTAGCACAGTTGGCTTAAGTACCGGCATTACAGGAGACCTAAGTACTTTAGGGAAAACAATAATTATTTTTGTAATGTTTGTTGGCAGGCTTGGTCTATTAACTTTTGGATTGGCTATTTTGGCAAGAAAAAACAAACTTGAAATCGTGGAAAACGAAACAGATTTAGCAATTTAAAATGATTGAGACATTCATAAGTTTTGATGTTGCTTGACAGGTAAAAACATATACTTTCTAAACATCCCCTTTCGGTTTATACATCACAATAATTTGGATGATAATCGCCAGAAAAACCAGAATATAAATTTCAATTTGGGTAAACAATTCTACGGTGTCGAGTGCCCTTTTGGTGATAGACATTTGCCGCTTGCCTTCGGTTATTTGGATATCAGACAGGCTCTGTAAGTTGCCATTTATTTCCGCTACGCGCTTTGACACCCGCTTTTTATCGGCAAAACCTGTGGTTGTAAAAGCGGCTTCTTCGTCTTTTAATTTCTCAAAATTATCCTTTAAGGTATCAAAAACAGCACTTTCCTCCTTGGTGAGTTTAGTGGTTTCAAAAGTACCGATTAACCCTTGTATGGTTTGGTTAACTTTCGCGTTTCTGCCTTTAAAAAACACGGTATCGGGCAGCACCAAAGCCAGTTCTTTTTCTTGAACGGCCTGCGACATTTCAAAAATTAAATCTTTGGCGATTAATCGGTCTTCGTAAATGGTCTCCACCGATTCTTTTACGCGAACAAAATTGTTTCGGTCAATTAAATTGGTTGCCACAATTAAAACAAAAACAATTAAAATACCCAATACCCACTTAATCTTGTTGTAAAATGTCATAATAATCGATTATAAAAACAAATTGTTGCAAAGATAATCACTTGCAATTAAATGTGCTGCCCTCAAATAAGAAGCACCACCTGCAATGTTTAGCGCCGCTTACCGCCACTGTATTCCATGGCTTCGCCTTTACCGAAACCGTAACTAAAACCAAGGGTAACAAAACGGCCTCGCGTACTTTCAGTATAATTGGTAAAGGTTTCCTGGGCCGTAAAACTTTTAAAATAGCGTGAAGCGAACACATCGCGAACCCCTAAGCTAAAAACACCTTTTCCGTTGAATATTTTTTTCCGAAGACCGAGGTCTAAAAAGGCGATATCATCGTTTTGGCCTTGAACGGTTTTGTATTCGGACTCGTAATTTGCGGTAGCCTCAAAATCGATATTGGCGGGCAACTTTAGTTTAGCCATAAGTTTGGAGGTCCATTGGTCACCTTTAAAATCGAACACTTGCGACTGGAACGTCCCTTCTCGATTGAAGCTGTTATAATTAAAATCGACATTAAACGTCAACCAATTTATGGGAGTATATTTGGTATTGAACTCGACACCCACCGTGCTGTTTGTGCCAATATTTTCTGGGCGCGTGGTATTAACATTGTCTTCGGAGAAGGTAATACGCTCAATCATATCGGTAGTAAAGCGGTGATATACACCAAAATTTAAGGAGGTTCTACCAATATCGACAATGGTGGTGACTTCGTACGAATCGGTAAATTCGGGCTGCAATTCGGGGTTTCCTTGGCGGATGCTAAAACTATTTCGAATATTGAAAAACGGATTTAAGTCCCACATTCGTGGCCTGTACACACGTTTGGAATAGCCAGCCTGTAACGATACAGCTTCTGAAAACTTATACGAGGTATGCACACTAGGGAATAGATTGGTATAATTTTGGTCGTTGGCCTCGTTAGTGGTTTCCAAAAGGGTTTTTAGGTCGGTTTGCTCTAATCGCAGTCCACCTTTCAGCCCCCATTTTTCGCCTTCGTACGCTGCCGAAAAATAAGCTCCCAACACTTTTTGGTCGTAGTTAAAAATATTGGTCAGCCCCGCATCGGTAACAAACTCACTATTAATCCAATCTTCAACTTCGTAATCGTTGCTCACATCGGTCATCACGTATTGCGCTCCCGTTTCAATACTCCATTGTTCTGAAAAGGGTTTCATGTAATCCAGTTTGAATGTGAAATTATCTTCGGCAAAATCGGTTCGCGTTCTTTGTTGGGCATCGCGATCTTGACCCGATACCGTTACATCATCAAACAACGAACTTTGATCTTTAGCAAAGGAATTTCCGGTGGCACTAAAGAGCAGATCGTGGTCTTCGTGGTCTTCAAAATCTTTTTTATAAATGAGTTCGTACTGATATTTAGGATTGGTCGCTTCGGTATCTTCCGAACGGTTCCATTCAGACACCAAAGCATTGGCCTCGTCAAAAAGTTGGAAATTATAATTGGATGGTTGGTCCTCGACTTCGTAGGCAAAATTCCCCGAAAGGGTAAACACATCGTTTGGCGTGAGGTAATAATCCGTACCCAAAGTGATGTTGTAAAATTTTTCGTTTCGGTAGTCGGTACCCGTATTAAACAAGGTGGTTTCGGTTTCTAAATTTCTATTGATATTTTCGCTATCGCGCGGATAGCTCCTACGCCCCAACCCCAGCTGGGTAAAGAGGTTGAATTTTTCCGACCGACGGTTTAAGCTGATGCCCACACTGTGGTTATCTGGCACCCCCGTGTTAAGGCTCACCGAGCCGTTCAAGCCTTTGCGTTCTTCCTTTTTTATGATGATATTGATAATACCCGAAGTACCTTCGGCATCGTATTTGGCCGATGGGTTGGTGATCACTTCGATGCTTTCAATCATATCGGCGGTGATGCTGCCCAGTGCCCCACCGTCTTCTGTTAAAATGGAAGGCTTTCCGTTTATGAGCACTTGTACCCCCGAGCTTCCTCGCAGGCTAATGGCGCCTTCAATATTCACATTTACCGATGGCACGTTATTGAGTACATCCAGAGCACTCATTCCGGTGCTGGCAATATCCTTACCCACATTAAAAACCCGTTTGTCCAGCTTAAATTCGGTTCGTGATACTTCGGCCTGAACCACCACCTCATCGAGTTGGGCAGCGTCTTCAGCCAAGGTAATGGCACCTAAATTTATGGTGTTGTTTTTTTCCTCAAAATCGCGGATGCTTTTGGTAACAAACCCAATAAAACTTACTTTGATGTAATAATTATTGGTTTCGGTTTCTAAAACAAAAGTTCCTTCTTCGGTGGTGGTGGTGCCCGAAATGGGCTTGTTGGTTTCCTTATCGGCCAACATTACCGTGGCATACGCCAAGGGCTGATTACTGGATTGCTCGACAACCCGACCTTCTATTTTTGTAGTTTGGGCAGTACTTATAAAACTGAACATCAATAAGATGCCGAATAAAACTGGAGTAGCGGTTTTCTTTAAAATCATGTTAAAAAATTCAGCTAAAGATCTTAATTTTATTTGTTTAGGACTTATAAGGAAACGTTAATTTTAGTTGATAATAACATACTTATCACTTCTATAATTCAACAGTTTGCTTACTTCGTGTGCGCTCAGTACAGGCTTTCTTTTGCAAAAACGACATAAAAAAAGCCTATCGACAATTATCGATAGGCTTATCAAGAAGAACGTTTTAGTTAGTTATTAGTCTTTCTTCTTTTTTTCTTCAGATTTGCTTACTGTATCGTACATCACCGGCGTTGCGATAAACAACGACGAATAGGTACCTACAACCACACCCACAATTAAGGCGAACATGAATCCGCGGATGGAATCACCACCAAAAATAAAGATGGCCAATAATACCACCAATGTGGTTAACGAGGTGTTCAAGGTTCTACTTAAGGTACTGCTCAATGATGAGTTTACCACACGGTTAAACGGCCAGTTGGTATGCTCGTTAAAGAACTCACGGATTCTATCGAACACTACCACGGTATCGTTTAATGAGTAACCAATTACCGTTAGTATAGCCGCGATAAACGCTTGGTTGATTTCCATGTTGAATGGCATAAACTTGTATGTAATGGAAAATACACCCAATACGATCAATACATCGTGGAATACGGCAGCAACCGCACCCAATGAATATTGCCATTTTTTGAATCGGAATAAGATGTAAAGGAACACCACGATTAACGATCCTAAAATAGCCCAAATAGAAGCTT from Tamlana crocina includes:
- a CDS encoding ATP-binding protein, with protein sequence MMTSIVCFASIDLIGYSAVSLILLLAVSVNAILFDIFPVLLSSFLSALIWNFFFIPPTFTFYIGTAEDGLMFLMYFVIALINGVLTNKIRETERKERDELEKEKSIKLYNTLLNSLSHELRTPISTIIGSIDTIKDNQTKLSEFNKNELYSEIETASLRLNQQVENLLNMSRLEAGFIQPKNDWCDLNELVYSCIRNIEKDDQQHIISFEAKENMPLVKIDSGLITQILHNLIHNAIQYTPEKSIISILLNHKKAHCTIEVSDNGNGFPESEIDHVFDKFYRLKSSVTGGTGLGLSIVKGFTDAMDGNVQLKNTPNGGAQFTIELPCEFLYNENIKDE
- a CDS encoding response regulator transcription factor — its product is MNKAEILIIDDEPQIRKLLQINLESNDYIVSQASSAKEGVILSASHPPDLILLDIGLPDKSGHEVLNELREWYNNPIIILSVQDNEEDIVKALDNGATDYLTKPFRTGELLARIRSAIRNHENIENKTTISIGTIEIDLVARIVKRSGIVLKLTSTEYNLLALFAKNEGKVLTHQFLLKEIWGFSYQNETQYLRVFVGSLRKKIEENPNNPKHIITESGVGYRFQ
- a CDS encoding potassium transporter TrkG, whose protein sequence is MKQENDTIGNNENKLGIWYRLVRRYRKFQLTLSPQQNLLYGFLTYTIMGWALLCVPYFQKQAVGGLDSLFIATSAISTTGLVTVSIFDTYTWFGQLVIMLLFQIGGVGYMTFTSFILLSRKSPLTHWHQRVLNAEFTMPRGFELKDFLKSVIVFTIIIETIGALCFYIAFTRAGVEPNFAVWSSIFHSVSAFCTAGFGLYNDSFEQFAGNTSINSIISVLAISGSLGFIVVTDLWNRITKKTNKITFTTKIIFGVITILLALGTLAIYFFEPSVNQLGEQKLMASFFQSMTALTTVGFNTVPIGSFSLGVLLIVISLMYIGASPSGTGGGMKSTTLTALLAIMWSRIRNNGRVTFFGRTIPQERLYVATSIFILYAFVIFLSTVLLAMTEDFPLNQILFETTSAISTVGLSTGITGDLSTLGKTIIIFVMFVGRLGLLTFGLAILARKNKLEIVENETDLAI
- a CDS encoding chemotaxis protein, with amino-acid sequence MTFYNKIKWVLGILIVFVLIVATNLIDRNNFVRVKESVETIYEDRLIAKDLIFEMSQAVQEKELALVLPDTVFFKGRNAKVNQTIQGLIGTFETTKLTKEESAVFDTLKDNFEKLKDEEAAFTTTGFADKKRVSKRVAEINGNLQSLSDIQITEGKRQMSITKRALDTVELFTQIEIYILVFLAIIIQIIVMYKPKGDV
- a CDS encoding outer membrane beta-barrel family protein; amino-acid sequence: MILKKTATPVLFGILLMFSFISTAQTTKIEGRVVEQSSNQPLAYATVMLADKETNKPISGTTTTEEGTFVLETETNNYYIKVSFIGFVTKSIRDFEEKNNTINLGAITLAEDAAQLDEVVVQAEVSRTEFKLDKRVFNVGKDIASTGMSALDVLNNVPSVNVNIEGAISLRGSSGVQVLINGKPSILTEDGGALGSITADMIESIEVITNPSAKYDAEGTSGIINIIIKKEERKGLNGSVSLNTGVPDNHSVGISLNRRSEKFNLFTQLGLGRRSYPRDSENINRNLETETTLFNTGTDYRNEKFYNITLGTDYYLTPNDVFTLSGNFAYEVEDQPSNYNFQLFDEANALVSEWNRSEDTEATNPKYQYELIYKKDFEDHEDHDLLFSATGNSFAKDQSSLFDDVTVSGQDRDAQQRTRTDFAEDNFTFKLDYMKPFSEQWSIETGAQYVMTDVSNDYEVEDWINSEFVTDAGLTNIFNYDQKVLGAYFSAAYEGEKWGLKGGLRLEQTDLKTLLETTNEANDQNYTNLFPSVHTSYKFSEAVSLQAGYSKRVYRPRMWDLNPFFNIRNSFSIRQGNPELQPEFTDSYEVTTIVDIGRTSLNFGVYHRFTTDMIERITFSEDNVNTTRPENIGTNSTVGVEFNTKYTPINWLTFNVDFNYNSFNREGTFQSQVFDFKGDQWTSKLMAKLKLPANIDFEATANYESEYKTVQGQNDDIAFLDLGLRKKIFNGKGVFSLGVRDVFASRYFKSFTAQETFTNYTESTRGRFVTLGFSYGFGKGEAMEYSGGKRR